CGAATTAGCCGAAAAGCGAATTACCACTCTAATGGGTAACAAGGTTGAACCGCGGCGGGAGTGGATCGATCAAAATGTCCACTTCACCATTAGCGACGACCAAGAAGCGGATGCCTTAGTGGAAGCTAAGGGCCAAGTGAGCCCCACGGTGACGACTTGGAACGAGTAAAGAAAGGATGACGCCAGTGGCTGATACACGCATTGAAGAATTAACCCTCGAACAAATTATGGGCGACCGCTTTGGCCGCTACTCTAAGTCCATCATTCAAGAACGGGCCCTCCCCGATATTCGCGATGGGCTCAAGCCGGTTCAGCGCCGGATCCTGTTTGCCATGAACAAGGATGGCAATACTTACGATAAGGGCTTTCGCAAGTCGGCCAAGGCGGTCGGGAACGTGATGGGGAACTTCCACCCCCACGGTGATTCATCGATCTACGAGGCCCTAGTCCGGTTAAGTCAGGACTGGAAGTTACGGGAACCTTTAATTGAAATGCACGGGAATAACGGGTCAATGGACGGTGACCCGGCTGCCGCCATGCGCTACACCGAGGCCCGCTTATCAAAGATCGCCGGGCGGATGCTCGAAGACATTGACAAAGACACCGTTGAAATGACTTTGAACTTTGACGACACCGAAAAGGAACCGGTCGTTTTACCCGCCCGGATCCCCAACCTCTTCGTCAACGGGGCGACCGGGATTTCCGCCGGGTACGCCACCGAAATTCCCACCCATAACCTAGGCGAATTAATCGACGCTTTAATTTACCTGTTGGCCCACCCGGCTGCCAGCCTCGATGACCTAATGAAGTTTGTTCCCGGACCGGATTTTCCGACCGGGGCGATTATTCAAGGAAAAGACGGGATCAAGAAGGCTTACGAAACCGGACGCGGACGAGTAGTTGTGCGGGCTAAAACCAGCATCGAAACCCTTCGCGGGGGCCGGGAACAAATCGTGGTGACCGAAATCCCCTACGAAGTCAATAAGGCTCAGTTAATGAAGCGGATCACCGACCTGCGCTTAAACAAAAAGGTCGAGGGGATTGCCGACGCCCGCGACGAAACCGACCGGACCGGGTTAAGGATCGCCATTGAGCTCAAGCGAGGCGTTGATGCCCAGGGGGTCTTGAACTACCTACTCAAAAACACCGACCTGCAAATCAATTACAACTTCAACATGGTGGCCATTGATGACCAACGTCCGGTCCGGGTGGGGCTAAAGCACTACTTGGCTTCTTACCTCGCCTTTCAAAAGGAGGTCATTACTCGCCGGACCCGCTTCGACTTACGGCGGGCCCAGAGCCGCCTCCACATCGTCGAAGGTTTAATCAAGGCCCTGTCGATTTTAGACCAGGTGATTGCGACCATCCGGGCCTCCAAGAACCGCAAGGACGCCCAGCAAAACTTGGTGGCGGCCTACGACTTTACCCCGACGCAGGCAGAAGCGATTGTCGCCTTGCAACTCTACCGGTTGACCAACACCGACGTTACCGCCTTAGAACAAGAGCAAGCCAAGTTAACCGAGCGAATCGAAAACTTCAAGCGGATCCTGACGGACGAAAAAACCTTGGACCGGGTCTTGAAACGGGAGATGCAGGCGATCAAAAAGGAATTTGCCAACCCACGGCGGACCCAGATCGAGGACACCGTCCAAAAGTTGACTGTTGACACCCGGGTGACGGTCGCCGATGAAGAAGTGATCGTTTTAGTGTCGGCGGCTGGCTACATCAAGCGCTCGTCGATTCGTTCCTTTAAGGCCTCTGAAGTGGGAGATAACGGGTTACGGGAAGACGATTACCCACTCCTCTTGGAGCAAACGACCACCCTGAGCCACCTCTACATGTTTACCAACCAGGGCCGCTTTATTTACCGGCCGGTTCACGAACTGACCGACGCCCGTTGGAAGGACACTGGTGAGCACCTATCGCAGACGATTGACTTGGACGACGATGAGGTAATCGTCAAGGCCATGCTGTTGGATAAGCTCGACTTACCAGGGACCTTCATTTTTGCCACCTCCGATGGGCAAGTTAAGCAGAGCGCCCTAAGTGATTACCAACCGGGTTCGCGCTACAAGACCCACGCCTCGGTAGCGATCAAGCTTCGTGAAGGGGCACAGGTCGTCAGCGTGGACTACTTTGAACCTGAACAAGCCGGCCAGTCCGTTCTCGCCATTAGCCGGGAGGGTTACGCCCTGCGGTTTGCCGTTGAAGACGTGCCGGTCACTGGGGTTCGGACCGCCGGGGTTCGGGCCATTAACCTCAAGGAGGACGACCAACTGGTGGGGATCTCCTTGGCTGGCGACGGGGACCACTTAGGGCTGGTCACCCAGCGGGGCGCCTTCAAGGAAATGGCGGTCAGCGACCTCGAAGTCGGCGCCCGGGCAAGGCGGGGGAACCTGGTCTTGCACCGCTTGAAGAAGAATCCGCACCAAGTGGTTGCCTTTGTTACCCACCCCGCTGATTTTACCGGCGCCCTTGAGATTATCACCAACCGCCCGGCCTTCCAGGACGTTTTAGTGGCTGAACAACGGTTGGGGACCACCCAGTCTAATGGGAGCTTCGTGGTTGACACGGACACCCAAGGCGTTCCGGTCACCCTGCGCGAAAAGCTGATTGCCAAGGTGTCGGAGGGCGAAGAAATCGAATTACTGTAAACCACCCCTAAAAACGCCTATAATAATGGTGTGTAATCGCTCAATTTAGACGAGAGGTGTTAAACATGAAAAAGAACTTTAACTTAAAGGCCGCCATCAAGGCGGGGACGGCAGCGGGGCTAATTTCCGGGCTGGTTAAATTAGGCTGGGAAGACGTCTTACCACCACGGACACCGGAACGCAACGCCACCAACCCACCCCAACGCTTGTTAGAGCAACTGGGGATGTCACCGAACCTCACCCACTCGACCTACACTTATTCTGACCAGGAAATGCCGTGGGTATCGTTTATCGTCCACTTCGGCTTTTCGGTCTCCTTTGGGATCATTTACGAGGTGTTGGTCGAAAACTCTCAGTACCTAAAGAAGGGCTACGGGACCATCTTCGGCTTGGCGGTCTGGGTGGCCTTCCACCTCGGGATTATGCCAGCAATGGGGACCGTCCCGTCGGCGAAGGAACAGCCTAAAGAAGAGCACCTGTCGGAAGCCTTGGGTCACATCGCTTGGATGTGGACTAATGACATTGTCGGCCGCGAACTTTACCGGCGCCTAACCGAAGCCAAGCAAGAACAAAAGGCCTAGGGGTGTAGCGGTAGCTTTTTTGAAAAAGCCATGCACGCCCCGGGGCTGCATGCTAAAATATGTAATATCAGCGAAGTGAAATTCGTTAAATTTGAGGAGGAATCCTAGACATGAGTAAAGAGTTAGTTTTTGGACACCAAAAGCCGGATACGGACACGATCGCCGCTGCAATGGCCTTTTCTTACTACCAAAACCAATTGGGGTACGAAACGGAAGCCGTTGCCCTCGGCGAAGTCAATGACGAAACCAAGTTCGCCCTGAATAAGTTCGGGATGCAAGCACCACGGGTGGTTGAAACGGTGGCTAATGAAGTTGACGCCGTAATGTTGGTTGACCACAACGAACCAGCCCAAAGCGTTGCCGACTTGGATCAAGTAACGGTTACCCACCTGATTGACCACCACCGTTTGAACGGCTTTAACACCGCCCAACCGCTGTGGGCAACCCTACGGCCGTACGGGTGTGTTTCCACGATCATCACGGAACTGTTCCAAGACGCCCACATTGACATTCCGCAAAACCTGGCCGGGATGATGCTTTCGGCCATCATTTCCGACACGCTCTTGCTCAAGTCACCAACCACGACCGACCACGATGGGGAAGCCGTTAAGCACTTAGCTAAGGTTGCGGGGGTTGATTACGAAGAATACGGCCTGCAAATGTTAAAGGCCGGCACCAACCTGGCTGCCAAGAGTGACGAAGCAATCGTTGACGGCGACGCCAAGACCTTTGAACTGGCGGACAGCAAGGTGCGGATTGGGCAAGTTAACACGGTTGACTTAGACGATGTCTTCTCCCGCCAAGAGGGAATCGAAGCCGCTATGCAAGCCCTGATGGACGAAAACGGTTACGACACCTTTGTTCTGATCGTGACCAACATCTTGAACAGCGACTCCGACCTCTTGGCCCTCGGTGCCAACCTTGACAAGGTGGAAGCCGCCTTTGACAAGAAGTTAAATGACCAAAAGCGGATGAACCTGCCGGGCGTAGTTTCCCGTAAGAAGCAAGTTGTTCCACCGTTGACTAAGGCCTTCGAAGGCTAGTAGTACATTAAAATGAACCTAGGGGCTTGGAGAACGAGGCATTCTCCAAGCCCCTTATTCGTTTACCGCTTTTTCGGTGCGCGAGCCGGGAAGGACCTCGGTGGTTGGTGAGCATTAAAGTTGTGCTTACTTAAAATAAGGGTAAAATAAAGACAATTGCATGGATGCCTGAACGAATAAAGGAGTGATTAGCGTGGATCTGACTTTTACTGAGGCGGCAAAGGAACGGGTGGCCCGTTACCTTTCCCCCGACAAGAAGATTATCTTAGATTACGATGACGGTGTAGGTCCGTTTTCCAAGCTGGGCGATTGTTCGCTTGCGGCCAACTACAAGCTGATCTTTGTGGATAAGGATGCTGATTTACCGGACTTTGACGCCCACTTCCCGTCCAACCTCGGTGACGTGTACTACAAGGGCTTTGACGCCCCACAATACACCGACGGGATGGAACTACGTTTTAACCCGACTTACTTTGTGATGTCCTTGACCTCGCCACACGGGGTTTTAACTGATAGCGTGGAGATCCTCGACGTTACCGAACCAGTCAACGCCAACGCCACCCAGGGCACGACCCACGATTGCTAGGAGGACGCAATGGAAGACAAGCAAGCAGCGCTAAAGAAGCTGACGCCGACCCAGTTTGCGGTTACCCAAGAGGCGGCCACCGAACGCCCCTTCACCGGTAAGTACGATGATTTTTATGAAGAGGGATTGTATGTCGACGTTGTGTCGGGGGAACCGCTCTTCTCGTCTAAGGATAAGTATGACGCCGGCTGCGGTTGGCCGTCCTTTACTAAACCGGTCACGAAGCTCACCATGAACCGCGACCAGTCGTTTGGCATGGAACGGACTGAGGTGCGCTCTAAGGAGGCCGATTCCCACCTGGGTCACGTC
The nucleotide sequence above comes from Limosilactobacillus fermentum. Encoded proteins:
- a CDS encoding iron-sulfur cluster biosynthesis family protein, producing MDLTFTEAAKERVARYLSPDKKIILDYDDGVGPFSKLGDCSLAANYKLIFVDKDADLPDFDAHFPSNLGDVYYKGFDAPQYTDGMELRFNPTYFVMSLTSPHGVLTDSVEILDVTEPVNANATQGTTHDC
- a CDS encoding YagU family protein encodes the protein MKKNFNLKAAIKAGTAAGLISGLVKLGWEDVLPPRTPERNATNPPQRLLEQLGMSPNLTHSTYTYSDQEMPWVSFIVHFGFSVSFGIIYEVLVENSQYLKKGYGTIFGLAVWVAFHLGIMPAMGTVPSAKEQPKEEHLSEALGHIAWMWTNDIVGRELYRRLTEAKQEQKA
- a CDS encoding manganese-dependent inorganic pyrophosphatase, which codes for MSKELVFGHQKPDTDTIAAAMAFSYYQNQLGYETEAVALGEVNDETKFALNKFGMQAPRVVETVANEVDAVMLVDHNEPAQSVADLDQVTVTHLIDHHRLNGFNTAQPLWATLRPYGCVSTIITELFQDAHIDIPQNLAGMMLSAIISDTLLLKSPTTTDHDGEAVKHLAKVAGVDYEEYGLQMLKAGTNLAAKSDEAIVDGDAKTFELADSKVRIGQVNTVDLDDVFSRQEGIEAAMQALMDENGYDTFVLIVTNILNSDSDLLALGANLDKVEAAFDKKLNDQKRMNLPGVVSRKKQVVPPLTKAFEG
- the parC gene encoding DNA topoisomerase IV subunit A codes for the protein MTPVADTRIEELTLEQIMGDRFGRYSKSIIQERALPDIRDGLKPVQRRILFAMNKDGNTYDKGFRKSAKAVGNVMGNFHPHGDSSIYEALVRLSQDWKLREPLIEMHGNNGSMDGDPAAAMRYTEARLSKIAGRMLEDIDKDTVEMTLNFDDTEKEPVVLPARIPNLFVNGATGISAGYATEIPTHNLGELIDALIYLLAHPAASLDDLMKFVPGPDFPTGAIIQGKDGIKKAYETGRGRVVVRAKTSIETLRGGREQIVVTEIPYEVNKAQLMKRITDLRLNKKVEGIADARDETDRTGLRIAIELKRGVDAQGVLNYLLKNTDLQINYNFNMVAIDDQRPVRVGLKHYLASYLAFQKEVITRRTRFDLRRAQSRLHIVEGLIKALSILDQVIATIRASKNRKDAQQNLVAAYDFTPTQAEAIVALQLYRLTNTDVTALEQEQAKLTERIENFKRILTDEKTLDRVLKREMQAIKKEFANPRRTQIEDTVQKLTVDTRVTVADEEVIVLVSAAGYIKRSSIRSFKASEVGDNGLREDDYPLLLEQTTTLSHLYMFTNQGRFIYRPVHELTDARWKDTGEHLSQTIDLDDDEVIVKAMLLDKLDLPGTFIFATSDGQVKQSALSDYQPGSRYKTHASVAIKLREGAQVVSVDYFEPEQAGQSVLAISREGYALRFAVEDVPVTGVRTAGVRAINLKEDDQLVGISLAGDGDHLGLVTQRGAFKEMAVSDLEVGARARRGNLVLHRLKKNPHQVVAFVTHPADFTGALEIITNRPAFQDVLVAEQRLGTTQSNGSFVVDTDTQGVPVTLREKLIAKVSEGEEIELL
- the msrB gene encoding peptide-methionine (R)-S-oxide reductase MsrB — its product is MEDKQAALKKLTPTQFAVTQEAATERPFTGKYDDFYEEGLYVDVVSGEPLFSSKDKYDAGCGWPSFTKPVTKLTMNRDQSFGMERTEVRSKEADSHLGHVFTDGPVDRGGLRYCINSAALRFIPVAELEEAGYGQYRSLFE